The Puntigrus tetrazona isolate hp1 chromosome 23, ASM1883169v1, whole genome shotgun sequence genome has a segment encoding these proteins:
- the LOC122329290 gene encoding mitochondrial glutamate carrier 1-like: protein MAQQPISLPAKLINGGVAGLVGVTCVFPIDLAKTRLQNQRGSQQVYKNMMDCLIKTVRSEGYFGMYRGAAVNLTLVTPEKAIKLAANDFFRQRLSRGELKLSVFQEMLAGCGAGMCQVIVTTPMEMLKIQLQDAGRLVAQQRKLPVLHTVKLGTASPVLNCSYNVGPVSSIRKVSAIQITQELLRTKGIQGLYKGLGATLMRDIPFSVVYFPLFAHINKLGKTSENDDVPFYWSFISGCVAGCIAAVAVSPCDVVKTRLQSLNKSANEDTYNGVVDCIRKIMRKEGPAAFLKGAGCRALVIAPLFGIAQVVYFIGVGEFLLGQTPFNLYSV from the exons ATGGCTCAACAACCAATCAG CCTTCCTGCCAAGCTTATCAATGGTGGAGTTGCTGGACTGGTGGGTGTCACCTGTGTGTTCCCTATAGATCTTGCCAAGACAAGACTCCAGAACCAAAGAGGAAGCCAACAGGTTTACAAAAACAT gaTGGACTGTCTGATTAAGACTGTTCGGTCTGAAGGATACTTTGGAATGTACAGAG GTGCTGCAGTCAACCTGACACTAGTGACTCCTGAGAAGGCCATCAAACTGGCAGCCAACGATTTCTTCCGTCAGCGGCTCAGTCGGGGAGA ACTCAAGCTGAGCGTGTTTCAGGAAATGTTGGCTGGCTGCGGAGCAGGGATGTGTCAGGTCATTGTCACAACCCCCATGGAAATGCTTAAGATCCAGCTTCAAGATGCGGGGCGACTTG TGGCCCAGCAGAGGAAGTTACCTGTACTCCACACTGTGAAACTTGGGACAGCCAGTCCGGTCCTGAACTGTTCGTACAATGTGGGTCCTGTGTCTTCGATCAGGAAAGTGTCAGCCATTCAGATCACACAGGAACTGCTTCGCACAAAGGGCATCCAAGGACTTTACAAAGGACTAGGAGCAACCCTTATGAG GGACATCCCTTTCTCTGTGGTTTACTTCCCACTGTTTGCCCACATCAACAAGCTGGGCAAGACATCTGAGAATGATGATGTGCCTTTTTACTGGTCTTTTATTTCGGGCTGTGTGGCTGGATGTATAGCGGCTGTGGCAGTCAGTCCTTGTGACG TCGTGAAAACCCGGCTGCAGTCACTCAATAAAAGTGCAAACGAAGACACCTACAATGGCGTTGTGGATTGCATCAG AAAGATAATGCGCAAAGAAGGCCCGGCTGCTTTTCTGAAGGGTGCCGGCTGCAGGGCGCTGGTCATTGCTCCGCTCTTCGGAATCGCTCAAGTGGTTTACTTCATCGGCGTTGGGGAGTTTCTCTTGGGACAAACCCCATTCAACCTTTACTCTGTCTAA